In a genomic window of Glycine max cultivar Williams 82 chromosome 13, Glycine_max_v4.0, whole genome shotgun sequence:
- the LOC100816631 gene encoding uncharacterized protein, whose product MDIVEQENQSLREEVATLREGMDRLTTMMSALLSAQNSQAAAATVEQPLVSTTPLSTVTSPPLFLPPGCTWGMPPPVCGSPQPAVSEVPPPFAQQSAPVPQPSTSFPQAAMTYSAPLIHTIQQEVEPIFQAENVVAFDKMEELQERFDGMQREVEALRGRDLFGKDACELCLVPNVTIPHKFKVPDFEKYKGNSCPRSHLVMYARKMSMYTDNHKLLIHFFQDSLTGAALKWYMNLDSASIRTFNDLGEAFIRQYKYNLDMAPDRDQLRAMTQKEKETFKEYAQRWREVAAQIVPPLEEREMTKIFLKTLSQFYYEKMVASAPTDFTEMVNMGVRLEEGVREGRLTGESAPAASNAKKFGGHFAKKKDQEVGMVAHGKPQQNFTPYRQVANVASTIPNPSYHQQRPQYPPQQYPPHQYPPQQYPPHQYPPQQYPPHQYPPHQYPPHQYSPQQCHPQQYPSQQYHQPQYPQKQQNRPQTLQQPYHSQNRQKTTFDPIPMKYADLLPALLAKNLVQVRTPPRTPDVLPPWFRPDLTCAFHQGAPGHDVENCYVLKNEVQKLVRANLLSFKDQNPNVQANPLPNHGPTVNMIQDCGEEGVILNVQHIRTPLVPIHIKMCEAALFDHDHAACEICPVNVKGCPKVQEDVQGLIDSRELIITRKDKEVCVITPEFQRLEISYNSGESTTTPLVISLPGPMPYASLKAVPYKYSATMLEGGQEVPLPSLTPAVSVDNIASDGKVLRNGRVIPTLFAKKVNDPAVKQATVNGPGTRKEVGQSNGTSKNSDHDEILKLIQKSEYKVVDQLLQTPSKISILSLLLNSEAHREALMKVLDQAFVERDVTVNQLDSIVGNITACNNLSFSDEELPEEGRNHNLALHISVNCKSDALSNVLVDTGSSLNVMAKSTLDQLSYRGPPMRRSGVVVKAFDGSRKSVIGEVDLPITIGPFVFQITFQVMDIQAAYSCLLGRPWIHEAGAVTSTLHQKLKFVRNGKLITVSGEEALLVSHLSAFSFIGADETEGTSFQGLTVEGKKPEKNEVSFATWKSAQKVVQEGTGVGWGKVVQLIESKNREGLGFASSAGSATNSVGSSSITSTFCSAGFINNSPEANAVLEDVPEEIVLAFVTPGKLVRNWDAVDIPAVVHASKLGIYEPFEHNNHAFSPNFESPVYEAEEEEDDEIPEELARLLEYEKKAIRPHEEVVEVINLGTEEDKKEVKIGASLEATVKRRVIELLKEYVDVFAWSYQDMPGLDPRIVEHRLPLKPECPPVKQKLRRTRPDMALKIKEEVQKQIDAGFLVTSEYPQWLANIVPVPKRDGKVRMCVDYRDLNKASPKDDFPLPHIDVLVDSAAKSKVFSFMDGFSGYNQIKMAVEDREKTSFITPWGTFCYRVMPFGLINAGATYQRGMTTLFHDMMHKEIEVYVDDMIVKSGTEEEHVEYLLKMFQRLRKYQLRLNPNKCTFGVRSGKLLGFIVSQKGIEVDPDKVKAIREMPIPQTEKQVRGFLGRLNYISRFISHMTATCGPIFKLLRKDQGVVWTEDCQKAFDSIKNYLLEPPILIPPVEGRPLIMYLTVLEDSMGCVLGQQDETGRKEHAIYYLSKKFTDCESRYSLLEKTCCALAWAAKRLRHYMINHTTWLISKMDPIKYIFEKPALTGRIARWQMLLSEYDIEYRTQKAIKGSVLADHLAHQPIEDYQPIKFDFPDEEIMHLKMKDCDEPLLGKGPDPESRWGLIFDGAVNVFGNGIGAVIITPEGNHLPFAARLQFDCTNNVAEYEACILGIEKAIDLKIKNLDIYGDSALVINQIKGEWETRHPGLIPYKDYAKHLLTFFNKVELHHIPRDENQMADALATLSSMYEVSHRNNLPTIRIQRLERPAHVFAVEEVVDDKPWFHDIRCFLQSQEYPPGASNKDRRTLRRLSGNFFLNGDVLYKRNFDMVLLRCVDKQEAEFLMHEVHEGSFGTHPNGHAMARKLLRAGYYWMSMETDCCKHARKCHKCQIYADKIHVPPTTLNVLSSPWPFSMWGIDMIGRIEPKASNGHRFILVAIDYFTKWVEAASYANVTKQVVVRFIKNQIICRYGVPNRIITDNGTNLNNKMMKDLCEEFKIEHHNSSPYRPQMNGAVEAANKNIKKIMQKMVVTYKDWHEMLPYALHGYRTSVRTSTGATPFSLVYGMEAVLPVEVEIPSMRVLMEAQLSEAEWCQSRCDQLNLIEEKRMKALCHGQLYQQRMKHAFDKKVRPRVFQEGDLVLKKVLSFQPDSRGKWTPNYEGPYVVKRAFSGGALTLTTMDGDELPRPVNADAVKKYFV is encoded by the exons CTGTGGAAGCCCCCAGCCCGCTGTATCTGAAGTTCCGCCTCCTTTTGCTCAGCAGTCAGCACCGGTTCCGCAACCCAGTACCTCTTTCCCTCAAGCTGCAATGACTTATTCAGCTCCACTGATTCACACTATTCAACAAGAGGTTGAACCAATTTTCCAAGCTGAAAATGTTGTAGCCTTCGACAAGATGGAAGAACTCCAAGAAAGATTTGATGGTATGCAAAGGGAAGTCGAAGCCCTCCGAGGAAGAGATCTGTTCGGGAAGGACGCCTGTGAATTATGCTTGGTCCCAAATGTTACTATCCCTcacaagttcaaggtgccagacttcGAGAAGTATAAAGGGAACTCTTGTCCCCGCAGTCACTTGGTGATGTACGCGCGGAAAATGTCCATGTATACTGACAATCATAAGCTGCTTATTCATTTCTTTCAGGACAGCCTGACTGGGGCCGCTCTGAAATGGTATATGAATTTGGACAGCGCGAGCATTCGTACTTTCAATGACCTGGGTGAAGCGTTCATCCGGCAGTATAAGTACAATCTGGACATGGCCCCAGATCGTGATCAACTCCGTGCGATGAcgcaaaaagagaaggaaacattcaaggaatatgcccaacGTTGGAGGGAAGTGGCTGCCCAGATTGTCCCGCCGTTGGAAGAAAGGGAAATGACCAAAATATTTCTGAAGACCCTGAGCCAGTTTTATTACGAGAAAATGGTTGCAAGTGCACCAACAGACTTCACCGAAATGGTCAACATGGGGGTGCGATTAGAGGAAGGTGTCCGAGAGGGACGTTTGACTGGGGAAAGTGCCCCTGCCGCAAGTAATGCCAAGAAGTTTGGAGGCCACTTTGCGAAGAAGAAAGATCAAGAGGTGGGAATGGTAGCTCATGGTAAGCCTCAGCAGAATTTCACCCCATATCGTCAGGTTGCGAATGTCGCATCCACTATCCCAAACCCATCATATCACCAACAAAGGCCACAATACCCTCCACAACAATACCCTCCTCACCAATACCCTCCACAACAATACCCTCCTCACCAATACCCTCCACAACAATACCCTCCTCACCAATACCCTCCTCACCAATACCCTCCACACCAATACTCTCCACAACAGTGTCATCCACAACAATATCCTTCACAGCAATACCATCAGCCACAATACcctcaaaaacaacaaaatcgcCCGCAGACCCTCCAACAACCATATCACTCACAAAACCGCCAGAAAACAACCTTTGATCCAATCCCGATGAAATATGCTGACTTACTCCCCGCCCTGCTCGCCAAAAACCTTGTCCAGGTCAGAACACCCCCTCGTACACCAGATGTTTTACCTCCCTGGTTTCGTCCTGATTTAACCTGCGCTTTCCACCAAGGGGCCCCAGGTCATGACGTTGAAAACTGCTATGTCCTGAAGAATGAAGTGCAAAAACTAGTCCGGGCCAACTTGCTATCCTTCAAAGATCAGAATCCCAATGTTCAGGCGAACCCTCTGCCGAACCATGGGCCTACTGTCAACATGATACAAGATTGTGGTGAAGAAGGTGTCATCCTAAATGTCCAGCACATTCGAACTCCCCTGGTCCCAATACATATCAAGATGTGCGAGGCAGCTCTGTTTGACCATGATCATGCAGCGTGTGAAATATGTCCAGTGAATGTAAAAGGATGCCCGAAGGTACAAGAGGACGTACAAGGGCTGATAGACAGCAGAGAACTTATCATCACGAGGAAGGACAAAGAAGTGTGCGTCATCACCCCCGAGTTTCAGCGGTTGGAAATAAGCTATAACAGTGGGGAATCCACTACTACTCCACTGGTGATTAGCTTGCCAGGACCTATGCCGTATGCTTCTCTAAAAGCGGTCCCTTACAAGTATAGTGCCACGATGTTGGAAGGTGGACAGGAGGTGCCTTTGCCCTCTCTAACTCCTGCGGTTTCTGTGGACAACATTGCTAGTGACGGTAAAGTTCTAAGGAATGGACGTGTTATCCCCACATTGTTTGCAAAGAAAGTGAATGATCCGGCAGTTAAACAGGCGACAGTGAATGGCCCCGGTACAAGGAAGGAAGTAGGCCAATCCAATGGGACTAGCAAGAATTCTGATCATGACGAGATTCTGAAACTGATCCAGAAGAGTGAGTATAAAGTAGTAGACCAGCTGCTGCAAACTCCCTCTAAGATATCCATTTTGTCTCTGCTATTGAACTCAGAAGCACACCGTGAGGCTCTAATGAAGGTGTTGGACCAAGCTTTTGTGGAGAGGGACGTGACTGTTAATCAATTGGACAGTATAGTAGGAAACATTACTGCCTgcaataatttaagttttagtgATGAAGAGCTTCCTGAGGAGGGGAGGAACCACAATCTGGCGTTACATATATCGGTGAACTGCAAGTCTGATGCTTTGTCGAATGTACTTGTGGACACTGGTTCCTCATTGAATGTAATGGCCAAATCCACATTAGACCAACTTTCCTACCGGGGGCCTCCCATGAGAAGAAGCGGGGTGGTTGTCAAAGCGTTTGATGGATCAAGAAAGTCTGTTATCGGGGAGGTTGATTTGCCCATTACAATTGGGCCGTTTGTTTTCCAAATTACATTCCAGGTGATGGATATCCAAGCCGCATACAGTTGCCTTTTGGGTAGGCCGTGGATCCATGAAGCGGGGGCCGTAACATCCACCTTGCATCAAAAGCTGAAGTTTGTCAGAAATGGGAAATTGATCACTGTGAGTGGAGAGGAAGCCTTGTTGGTTAGTCATTTGTCAGCTTTTTCCTTTATTGGTGCTGATGAAACAGAAGGAACCTCTTTCCAAGGCCTGACTGTAGAAGGTAAAAAGCCAGAGAAGAATGAAGTATCTTTTGCTACTTGGAAGAGCGCACAGAAAGTGGTGCAGGAAGGAACAGGTGTAGGATGGGGAAAAGTTGTGCAGTTGATAGAGAGTAAAAACCGCGAAGGACTGGGATTTGCTTCTTCTGCAGGATCCGCAACGAACAGTGTTGGATCAAGCTCCATTACTAGCACCTTTTGTAGCGCCGGGTTCATCAACAACTCGCCAGAAGCCAATGCTGTCTTGGAAGATGTTCCTGAAGAGATAGTGCTTGCATTTGTCACACCTGGAAAACTTGTTCGCAACTGGGACGCGGTTGACATCCCTGCAGTGGTTCATGCATCAAA ACTAGGCATTTATGAGCCCTTTGAACATAATAACCATGCATTCTCTCCCAACTTCGAATCTCCTGTCTACGAGgctgaggaggaggaggatgacGAAATTCCGGAGGAACTTGCTCGGTTATTGGAATATGAAAAGAAAGCCATTCGGCCTCATGAGGAGGTAGTAGAGGTGATTAACTTGGGAACCGAGGAAGATAAGAAGGAAGTCAAGATTGGGGCATCGCTTGAGGCAACTGTCAAACGAAGGGTGATTGAATTACTCAAAGAATACGTCGATGTGttcgcatggtcgtaccaagatatgcccggctTGGATCCCCGTATTGTGGAGCACCGTTTGCCTTTGAAGCCCGAATGCCCACCAGtcaaacagaaactgagaagaaCTCGCCCTGACATGGCTCTCAAGATCAAAGAGGAAGTACAGAAGCAAATCGATGCAGGTTTTCTTGTCACATCAGAGTATCCTCAATGGCTAGCCAACATAGTGCCTGTTCCAAAGAGGGACGGCAAAGTCAGGATGTGCGTTGACTACCGTGATTTGAACAAGGCTAGTCCGAAAGATGACTTTCCTCTACCTCACATCGATGTATTGGTTGACAGCGCTGCAAAGTCCAAGGTCttctccttcatggacggtttctctgggtACAATCAGATCAAGATGGCAGTTGAAGATAGAGAAAAGACATCTTTCATCACGCCTTGGGGCACCTTTTGTTACAGAGTAATGCCCTTTGGGTTGATAAATGCAGGTGCCACTTACCAAAGAGGCATGACCACTCTCTTTCATGACATGATGCACAAAGAGATAGAAGTGTACGTGGATGATATGATTGTCAAGTCAGGCACTGAAGAAGAACATGTCGAGTACTTGCTGAAGATGTTTCAACGGCTGAGAAAGTACCAACTTCGACTGAATCCCAACAAATGTACCTTTGGTGTTAGATCTGGAAAACTCTTGGGCTTCATTGTCAGTCAGaaaggtattgaagtagatcctgacAAAGTCAAGGCCATTAGAGAAATGCCGATTCCACAAACAGAGAAACAAGTGAGAGGTTTTCTTGGGCGTCTAAATTACATTTCTCGTTTCATCTCACACATGACAGCCACGTGCGGACctatattcaagttgcttcgaAAAGATCAAGGGGTTGTTTGGACCGAAGATTGTCAAAAGGCTTTTGATAGTATCAAGAATTATCTGCTAGAACCTCCAATTCTTATACCTCCAGTTGAAGGAAGGCCTCTGATTATGTACTTGACTGTGTTAGAAGATTCTATGGGTTGTGTGCTCGGACAACAGGATGAGACCGGAAGGAAAGAACATGCTATCTACtacttgagcaagaagtttaccgatTGTGAGTCCAGGTACTCCCTACTtgagaaaacttgttgtgcactaGCTTGGGCTGCCAAGCGTCTTCGTCACTACATGATTAACCACACCACCTGGctaatatccaaaatggacccgatCAAGTATATCTTTGAGAAGCCCGCTCTGACAGGAAGAATTGCTCGTTGGCAGATGTTGTTATCCGAATATGATATCGAATACCGCACCCAGAAAGCAATTAAGGGAAGTGTTCTTGCCGATCATTTGGCTCACCAACCAATTGAGGACTATCAACCCATCAAGTTTGACTTTCCTGATGAAGAGATTATGCACTTGAAGATGAAGGATTGTGATGAACCATTGCTTGGAAAAGGTCCAGATCCCGAGTCTAGATGGGGTTTGATTTTTGATGGAGCCGTGAATGTCTTTGGCAATGGAATTGGGGCAGTTATTATCACTCCTGAAGGTAACCATCTCCCTTTCGCTGCAAGGTTACAGTTTGATTGCACCAACAATGTGGCAGAGTATGAAGCATGTATCCTGGGCATTGAAAAAGCCATTGACTTGAAAATCAAGAACCTTGACATTTACGGGGATTCAGCTCTCGTAATCAACCAAAtcaaaggagaatgggaaactcgCCACCCCGGCTTGATTCCATACAAAGATTATGCGAAGCATTTGCTAACCTTCTTCAACAAAGTGGAGCTTCACCACATCCCTCGTGATGAGAACCAGATGGCAGATGCGTTAGCAACTTTATCCTCCATGTACGAAGTGAGTCACCGGAACAATTTGCCAACAATTAGAATTCAGCGCCTCGAGAGGCCCGCTCACGTGTTTGCAGTCGAAGAGGTTGTTGATGATAAGCCTTGGTTCCATGATATCAGGTGTTTCCTTCAAAGCCAGGAATATCCACCCGGAGCATCCAACAAAGACAGGAGAACTTTGAGAAGATTGTCTGGTAATTTCTTCTTAAATGGGGATGTTTTGTACAAAAGAAACTTTGACATGGTACTACTCAGGTGTGTAGATAAGCAAGAAGCAGAATTTTTGATGCATGAGGTACATGAAGGCTCCTTTGGAACTCATCCCAATGGACATGCAATGGCAAGGAAGTTGTTGAGAGCAGGTTACTACTGGATGTCGATGGAGACAGATTGTTGCAAACATGctaggaagtgccacaaatgccAGATTTATGCTGACAAAATTCATGTACCACCAACTACGCTTAATGTTCTTTCTTCTCCGTGGCCTTTCTCTATGTGGGGCATCGATATGATTGGTAGAATCGAACCGAAGGCTTCAAACGGGCATCGTTTCATTCTAGTGGCTattgattacttcaccaagtgggtgGAAGCAGCATCCTATGCAAATGTGACTAAGCAAGTTGTGGTCCGCTTTATCAAGAATCAGATCATCTGCCGTTATGGTGTGCCCAACAGAATCATTACAGATAATGGAACGAActtgaacaacaagatgatgaaagATTTGTGTGAAGAGTTCAAGATTGAGCATCACAATTCTTCTCCTTACAGACCTCAGATGAATGGCGCAGTTGAAGCTGCaaacaagaatatcaagaagataatGCAGAAGATGGTGGTTACATACAAAGACTGGCACGAGATGTTACCGTATGCTTTGCATGGGTATCGCACTTCAGTGCGTACTTCAACAGGGGCAACCCCTTTCTCTTTGGTGTATGgtatggaagcagtactccctgTGGAGGTTGAGATTCCATCAATGAGAGTTCTGATGGAGGCCCAGTTATCAGAAGCTGAATGGTGCCAAAGCAGATGTGATCAGTTGAATCTAATTGAAGAAAAACGCATGAAAGCCTTGTGCCACGGACAACTTTATCAACAGAGGATGAAGCATGCTTTCGACAAGAAGGTTCGTCCTCGCGTGTTTCAAGAAGGAGATCTTGTGCTCAAGAAGGTTTTATCTTTCCAACCCGATTCTAGGGGCAAGTGGACGCCCAATTACGAAGGCCCATATGTCGTCAAGAGAGCTTTCTCTGGTGGTGCACTGACTCTTACGACTATGGATGGGGATGAGCTCCCTCGTCCCGTGAATGCGGATGCAGTCAAGAAATACTTtgtctaa